Proteins from a genomic interval of Pseudomonas sp. RC10:
- a CDS encoding NAD(P)(+) transhydrogenase (Re/Si-specific) subunit beta → MSMNLVTLLYLVSAICFIQALKGLSHPTTSRRGNLFGMLGMGLAVLTTIGLVFKLAALSTDGASAGIGYIIVGLLVGGTAGSIMAKRVEMTKMPELVAFMHSMIGLAAVFIAIAAVVEPQSLGIVAHLGESIPTGNRLELFLGAAIGAITFSGSVIAFGKLSGKYKFRLFQGAPVQFAGQHKLNLILGLATLFFGLTFMFTGSLFAFSVMLILAFVIGVLLIIPIGGADMPVVVSMLNSYSGWAAAGIGFSLNNSMLIIAGSLVGSSGAILSYIMCKAMNRSFFNVIGGGFGGAADAGAADGAKEARPVKSGSADDATFLLTNADTVIIVPGYGLAVARAQHALKELTEKLTHAGVTVKYAIHPVAGRMPGHMNVLLAEAEVPYDQVFEMEDINSEFGQADVVLVLGANDVVNPAAKNDPKSPIAGMPILEAFKAKTIIVNKRSMASGYAGLDNELFYLDKTMMVFGDAKKVIEDMVKAVE, encoded by the coding sequence ATGAGCATGAACCTCGTCACCCTGTTGTACCTCGTGTCAGCGATCTGCTTCATTCAGGCCCTTAAAGGCCTGTCGCACCCGACCACGTCGCGTCGCGGCAACCTGTTCGGCATGCTCGGCATGGGACTGGCGGTGCTGACCACGATCGGCCTGGTGTTCAAACTGGCAGCGCTGTCCACCGACGGCGCTAGCGCAGGCATCGGTTACATCATCGTGGGCTTGTTGGTCGGCGGCACCGCCGGTTCGATCATGGCCAAGCGCGTTGAAATGACCAAGATGCCGGAGTTGGTGGCCTTCATGCACAGCATGATTGGTCTGGCGGCAGTGTTCATTGCCATCGCGGCCGTGGTCGAACCGCAGTCGCTGGGCATCGTTGCGCACTTGGGCGAATCGATTCCGACCGGCAACCGCCTGGAGCTATTCCTGGGCGCAGCCATCGGCGCGATCACCTTCTCGGGTTCGGTCATCGCCTTTGGCAAGCTGTCGGGCAAGTACAAGTTCCGCCTGTTTCAGGGCGCTCCTGTGCAGTTCGCAGGTCAGCACAAGTTGAACCTGATTCTGGGACTGGCCACGTTGTTCTTCGGCCTGACGTTCATGTTCACCGGCAGCCTGTTCGCCTTCAGCGTCATGCTGATCCTGGCGTTCGTGATCGGCGTGTTGCTGATCATCCCGATTGGGGGCGCGGACATGCCCGTGGTCGTGTCGATGCTCAACAGCTACTCGGGCTGGGCAGCGGCCGGTATCGGCTTCTCGTTGAACAACTCGATGCTGATCATCGCAGGCTCCCTGGTGGGCTCAAGCGGTGCGATTCTGTCCTACATCATGTGCAAGGCCATGAACCGCTCGTTCTTCAACGTGATCGGCGGCGGCTTCGGCGGCGCGGCAGACGCAGGTGCAGCCGACGGTGCGAAAGAAGCCCGTCCGGTGAAATCCGGTTCGGCTGATGACGCGACTTTCCTGCTGACCAACGCAGACACCGTAATCATCGTTCCTGGCTACGGTCTGGCAGTGGCACGTGCCCAGCACGCCCTGAAAGAGCTGACCGAGAAGCTGACCCACGCTGGCGTGACCGTGAAGTATGCCATCCACCCGGTGGCCGGGCGGATGCCGGGCCACATGAACGTCCTGCTCGCCGAAGCCGAAGTGCCTTACGACCAAGTGTTCGAGATGGAAGACATCAACTCCGAGTTCGGTCAGGCCGACGTGGTGCTGGTGCTCGGTGCCAACGACGTGGTCAATCCGGCAGCGAAGAACGATCCCAAGTCGCCGATCGCGGGCATGCCGATCCTCGAAGCCTTCAAAGCTAAAACCATCATCGTCAACAAGCGCTCGATGGCCAGCGGCTATGCCGGTCTGGACAACGAACTGTTCTACCTCGACAAAACCATGATGGTGTTCGGTGACGCGAAGAAGGTCATCGAAGACATGGTCAAAGCCGTCGAATAA
- a CDS encoding Re/Si-specific NAD(P)(+) transhydrogenase subunit alpha: protein MHIGVPLETQSGETRVAATPETIKKLIGQGHKVTVQSGAGITASVTDSAYETAGASIGSVADAFGAELILKVVAPSDSELALIKSGTVVIGMLNPFNNEIIAKMAERGITAFALEAAPRTSRAQSLDVLSSQANIAGYKSVLLAAHHYPRFMPMLMTAAGTVKAARVLILGAGVAGLQAIATAKRLGAVIEASDVRPAVKEQIESLGAKFVDVPYETDEEREAAVGVGGYARPMPASWMQRQAVAVHERAKQADIVITTALIPGRKAPVLLSAETVSQMKPGSVVIDLAAAQGGNCPLTVADQVVIEHGVTIVGHTNLPAMVAADASALYARNLLDFLKLVFTKEGQFEINLEDDIVAACLMCRDGQIVRKNG from the coding sequence GTGCACATTGGAGTCCCTCTAGAAACCCAGTCCGGTGAAACTCGGGTTGCTGCAACTCCGGAAACCATCAAGAAGCTCATTGGCCAGGGTCATAAGGTCACCGTCCAGTCAGGCGCCGGCATCACTGCCAGCGTCACGGACAGTGCCTATGAAACCGCCGGGGCTTCGATTGGCAGCGTTGCCGATGCCTTCGGCGCCGAGCTGATCCTCAAGGTCGTCGCGCCCAGCGACAGCGAGCTGGCTCTGATCAAGAGCGGGACCGTTGTCATCGGGATGCTCAACCCCTTCAACAACGAGATCATCGCCAAGATGGCCGAGCGCGGGATTACCGCCTTTGCCCTTGAAGCAGCGCCGCGCACCTCGCGCGCGCAAAGCCTCGATGTGCTGTCCTCGCAAGCCAACATTGCCGGTTACAAATCGGTTCTGCTGGCCGCGCATCACTACCCGCGCTTCATGCCGATGCTGATGACCGCTGCCGGTACGGTGAAGGCTGCCCGCGTGTTGATCCTCGGTGCAGGCGTTGCCGGTCTGCAGGCCATCGCCACCGCCAAACGCTTGGGTGCAGTGATCGAGGCCTCTGACGTCCGGCCTGCGGTGAAGGAGCAGATCGAGTCCCTCGGCGCCAAGTTCGTCGACGTGCCTTATGAGACTGATGAAGAGCGCGAAGCGGCGGTCGGTGTGGGCGGTTATGCGCGTCCGATGCCAGCCAGTTGGATGCAGCGCCAGGCCGTGGCCGTTCACGAGCGTGCCAAGCAGGCGGACATCGTGATCACCACCGCACTGATTCCCGGTCGCAAGGCACCGGTGCTGTTGAGCGCAGAAACGGTCTCGCAGATGAAGCCAGGCTCGGTGGTCATTGACCTCGCGGCAGCCCAGGGCGGCAACTGCCCGCTGACCGTCGCGGACCAGGTGGTGATCGAGCACGGCGTGACCATCGTCGGCCACACCAACCTGCCTGCAATGGTTGCGGCTGACGCGTCCGCTCTTTATGCACGCAACCTGCTGGATTTCCTGAAGCTGGTCTTCACCAAGGAAGGCCAGTTCGAGATCAACCTCGAAGACGACATCGTCGCCGCGTGCCTGATGTGCCGCGACGGCCAGATTGTCCGCAAGAACGGCTGA
- a CDS encoding LysR family transcriptional regulator has product MRRKIPSTAALVSFEAAARHESFTKAADELSLTQSAICRQIGGLEEFLNVELFRRSRRGVKLTEAGLSYSRRVATQLDAVERDTLSVMGHQGANVIELAVVPTFGTQWLLPRLKDFQQQNPDVTINLTNRTRPFLFADTDFDAAIYFGDADWSGTESHRLMSENPMPVCSPALLGNKSRLSARELSEMPLLQQTTRPYAWRQWFGSADMNVARDMTGARYELFSMLAQAAMHDMGVALIPPFLIQRELAEKRLVIANPHALSSLKAYYLMIPERKVESASLKAFRDWLVQQAETYALP; this is encoded by the coding sequence ATGCGCCGCAAAATCCCCAGCACCGCCGCACTGGTTAGCTTCGAGGCTGCAGCGCGTCATGAAAGCTTTACCAAGGCTGCGGATGAGCTTTCGCTCACGCAAAGCGCCATTTGCCGACAGATTGGCGGCCTGGAAGAATTCTTGAATGTGGAACTGTTCCGACGCTCACGAAGGGGCGTGAAGCTGACAGAAGCAGGCCTTTCCTACAGCCGCCGTGTCGCGACCCAACTCGATGCAGTTGAACGGGACACGCTCTCCGTCATGGGCCATCAAGGCGCGAACGTGATTGAACTCGCCGTGGTTCCAACCTTCGGAACTCAATGGCTGCTGCCTCGCCTCAAGGACTTTCAGCAACAGAACCCCGACGTCACGATCAATCTGACCAACCGGACGCGGCCGTTCCTGTTCGCGGACACCGACTTTGACGCCGCCATCTATTTCGGCGATGCCGACTGGTCCGGTACGGAATCTCATCGTTTGATGAGCGAAAACCCCATGCCGGTTTGTAGTCCTGCTTTGCTGGGCAACAAATCCCGACTCAGCGCACGTGAATTATCGGAAATGCCGTTGCTGCAACAGACCACGCGGCCCTACGCATGGCGACAGTGGTTTGGCTCGGCAGACATGAATGTGGCCCGCGACATGACAGGCGCGCGATACGAGCTATTCTCCATGCTCGCTCAGGCGGCCATGCATGACATGGGAGTCGCGCTGATTCCACCTTTTCTGATCCAGCGAGAACTGGCCGAAAAGCGACTGGTGATAGCGAACCCGCATGCACTCTCAAGCTTAAAAGCCTATTACCTGATGATTCCGGAGAGAAAAGTCGAATCCGCATCATTGAAAGCCTTTCGGGACTGGCTGGTGCAACAGGCTGAAACCTACGCCCTGCCTTGA
- a CDS encoding DUF4105 domain-containing protein, producing the protein MSRLAAWLLASALSLICTSAFADLSLSLHTDGLDAAQQKASQTLLDEAMAHLPPMFISKLDRKVEVHWTDDMPSNAYGRADGPYRLDLNQHLLAGLTDGTAATTRTNRPHGTVREEMLATVLHELTHIYDHAQLWSPEERKLIIACTRQANSMGKVGLRDSCRGQTDRHFTFSDDPRLLDLAGWPQYVGRRGEREERNGQVARSPDIYEISSPLEFVAVNMEYFLLDPAYACRRPSLYDYYKKLFNWAPASKDECPTSYPYLNAGNDFAREPLGKLDPERVYEVDYLLAEANQNLVSRWGHSMLRLVICKPGRPRGPDCRLDLDQHLVLSYRAFVNDLQLSSWSGLTGAYPSRLFVLPLGQVIDEYTKTELRSLASVPLKLSREQINGLVQHAAEMHWAYDGNYWFISNNCAVENLKLLRSGTDDPRLVGLDSILPNGLLEVLKGRGLADTSVLDDPKKALRMGYRFDSYRDRYQAMFDVLRKTTDVKETTVEDWLGLPAKERQPYFAKADLRTSAAMLLLEQASMRRQLLLAQDEVKQRYLSAVEQKDKGVSKATGTLQDILANSGFLSRPAELLGSGGYGLPQEGEWGRLEAESTQRQQQLQRLTGDLDKEVRALLEPDRAAEIAATEENLKQVGEHLRALHKAAGGLELP; encoded by the coding sequence GTGAGCCGTCTGGCCGCCTGGCTGCTGGCGTCGGCGCTTTCGCTGATCTGCACAAGCGCCTTCGCCGATCTGAGCCTGTCGCTGCACACCGACGGGCTTGATGCCGCGCAACAGAAAGCCAGCCAGACGCTGCTCGACGAAGCCATGGCGCACCTGCCGCCAATGTTCATCAGCAAGCTGGACCGCAAGGTCGAAGTCCACTGGACGGATGACATGCCGTCCAATGCCTATGGCCGCGCTGACGGGCCTTACAGACTCGATCTGAATCAACACCTGCTGGCGGGGCTGACTGACGGCACTGCTGCCACCACCCGGACCAATCGCCCACACGGCACCGTGCGCGAAGAAATGCTGGCGACTGTGCTGCACGAGCTCACCCACATTTATGACCATGCCCAATTGTGGTCACCGGAAGAGCGCAAGCTGATCATCGCCTGCACCCGCCAAGCCAACAGCATGGGCAAAGTCGGCCTGCGCGACAGTTGTCGCGGCCAGACGGATCGGCATTTCACCTTCAGCGACGATCCGCGTCTGCTGGACCTCGCAGGCTGGCCGCAATATGTGGGTCGGCGAGGGGAGCGCGAAGAGCGCAACGGCCAAGTCGCGCGCAGCCCGGACATCTACGAAATCAGCAGCCCGCTTGAATTCGTTGCAGTGAACATGGAGTACTTCCTGCTCGACCCCGCGTATGCCTGCCGTCGGCCTTCGCTGTATGACTACTACAAGAAGCTGTTCAACTGGGCGCCTGCGTCCAAGGACGAATGCCCGACGTCTTACCCATACCTCAACGCAGGCAACGACTTCGCCCGCGAGCCACTCGGCAAACTCGATCCCGAACGCGTGTACGAGGTCGACTACCTGCTCGCCGAAGCCAACCAGAATCTGGTGAGTCGCTGGGGCCACAGCATGTTACGGCTGGTGATCTGCAAACCGGGTCGCCCCCGTGGGCCGGATTGCCGACTGGATCTGGATCAGCATCTGGTGCTGTCGTACCGCGCGTTCGTTAATGACCTGCAGCTGTCCAGTTGGAGCGGCCTGACCGGGGCCTATCCGTCGCGTCTGTTCGTGCTGCCGCTAGGGCAGGTCATCGATGAGTACACCAAGACCGAACTGCGCAGCCTGGCGTCGGTGCCGTTGAAACTCTCCCGTGAGCAAATCAACGGGTTGGTGCAGCACGCTGCCGAGATGCACTGGGCCTACGACGGCAACTATTGGTTCATCTCCAACAACTGTGCGGTTGAAAACCTCAAGTTGCTGCGCAGCGGTACTGACGATCCAAGGCTCGTCGGGTTGGACAGCATTTTGCCTAACGGCTTGCTGGAGGTGCTGAAGGGCAGGGGACTGGCGGACACCAGCGTGCTGGACGATCCGAAGAAGGCCTTGCGGATGGGCTACCGATTCGACTCCTATCGCGACCGTTATCAGGCGATGTTCGACGTGCTGCGCAAGACCACCGACGTGAAGGAAACAACGGTGGAAGACTGGCTGGGCTTGCCCGCGAAAGAACGCCAACCGTATTTCGCCAAGGCGGATTTACGCACCAGCGCGGCGATGTTGCTGCTGGAACAGGCGAGCATGCGCCGGCAGTTGCTGCTCGCACAGGACGAGGTGAAGCAGCGTTACCTCAGCGCGGTGGAACAGAAGGACAAAGGCGTTTCCAAGGCGACTGGCACGTTGCAGGACATTCTCGCGAACAGCGGCTTCCTCAGTCGCCCGGCTGAATTGCTCGGCAGCGGCGGTTATGGCCTGCCGCAAGAAGGCGAGTGGGGACGTCTGGAAGCGGAAAGCACCCAGCGTCAGCAGCAGTTGCAACGGCTGACGGGTGATCTGGACAAAGAGGTGAGGGCGCTGCTGGAGCCAGACCGCGCGGCCGAGATTGCAGCGACCGAGGAAAACCTCAAGCAGGTCGGCGAGCACCTGCGGGCGCTGCACAAAGCGGCGGGTGGGTTGGAATTGCCGTGA
- a CDS encoding DUF2388 domain-containing protein: MRTPLIAAALGLLLLTDMAQAQTLKATSNIVVRALGRSVDFTSDTTSSVRNWKLIVEAQDDAASYVASNGNIHGARLDAAFVTLRERLPEARNASDQDLAEAILAL, from the coding sequence ATGCGTACCCCGCTGATCGCCGCTGCCCTTGGTTTGCTGCTGCTGACCGATATGGCACAGGCTCAAACCCTCAAGGCCACCAGTAACATTGTTGTCCGCGCCTTGGGCCGCAGTGTCGATTTCACTTCCGATACCACATCCTCCGTTCGCAACTGGAAACTGATCGTCGAAGCTCAAGACGACGCCGCCAGCTACGTCGCCAGCAACGGCAACATCCATGGCGCTCGTCTGGACGCTGCGTTTGTTACGTTGCGCGAGCGTCTGCCTGAAGCCCGCAATGCCTCCGATCAGGACCTCGCCGAGGCCATCCTCGCACTGTGA
- a CDS encoding NAD(P) transhydrogenase subunit alpha: protein MEDMLISHGVYNLIIFVLAIYVGYHVVWNVTPALHTPLMAVTNAISAIVIVGAMLAAALTVTPLGKTMGTLAVALAAVNVFGGFLVTRRMLEMFKKKAPKNKAEDAK from the coding sequence ATGGAAGACATGCTGATCTCTCACGGCGTCTACAACCTGATCATCTTCGTGCTGGCGATCTACGTCGGCTACCACGTGGTCTGGAACGTCACCCCTGCGCTGCACACCCCGCTGATGGCCGTGACTAACGCCATTTCGGCGATCGTCATCGTCGGTGCCATGCTCGCTGCCGCACTGACCGTCACTCCGCTGGGGAAGACAATGGGCACCTTGGCGGTGGCACTGGCAGCCGTTAACGTGTTCGGTGGCTTTCTGGTCACCCGCCGCATGCTGGAAATGTTCAAGAAGAAGGCTCCGAAGAACAAAGCTGAGGATGCCAAGTAA
- a CDS encoding CitMHS family transporter has protein sequence MLTFLGFAMVVAFMYLIMSKRLSALIALIIVPIVFALFGGFAAGIGPMMLAGITKLAPTGVMLMFAILYFALMIDSGLFDPAVRKILKLVKGDPVKVSVGTAVLALVVSLDGDGATTYMICVAAMLPLYSRLGMSPRIMAGLIILAGGVMNMTPWGGPTARAASALHVDPSDIFVPMIPAMLAGVIAILVIAYFYGKRERARLGELHLPGDEVDHSEISVSQFPDARRPKLIWFNGALTLALMVALIMGLLPLPVLFMIAFSIAMIVNYPCLQAQKDRVAAHAGSVLAVVGLIFAAGIFTGILTGTGMVDAMSKSLLAVIPDAMGPYLAVITAIVSMPFTFFMSNDAFYYGVLPVLSEAASHYGITPVEMARASIVGQPVHLLSPLVPSTYLLVALAGIEFGDHQRFTLKWAVLVCVCIMVAALLMGIFPVFSSL, from the coding sequence ATGTTGACCTTCCTCGGCTTCGCCATGGTCGTTGCCTTCATGTACCTGATCATGAGCAAACGCCTGTCCGCGCTCATTGCCTTGATCATCGTACCTATCGTATTTGCGCTGTTCGGCGGCTTTGCCGCGGGTATCGGCCCGATGATGCTCGCCGGCATCACCAAACTCGCGCCGACCGGCGTGATGCTGATGTTCGCCATTCTCTACTTCGCGCTGATGATCGACTCAGGCCTGTTCGACCCGGCCGTGCGCAAGATCCTCAAGCTCGTCAAAGGTGACCCGGTCAAAGTGTCAGTCGGCACCGCCGTGTTGGCGTTGGTCGTCTCGCTGGACGGCGACGGTGCAACCACCTACATGATCTGTGTCGCAGCGATGCTGCCGCTGTACAGCCGCCTGGGCATGAGCCCGCGCATCATGGCGGGCCTGATCATCCTGGCGGGTGGCGTGATGAACATGACGCCGTGGGGTGGTCCGACCGCTCGCGCCGCCAGCGCTCTGCATGTCGACCCCTCCGATATTTTCGTGCCGATGATTCCGGCCATGCTTGCCGGTGTGATCGCGATTCTGGTGATCGCCTATTTCTACGGCAAACGCGAGCGCGCACGTCTGGGCGAATTGCATCTCCCAGGCGATGAGGTCGATCACAGTGAAATCAGTGTCTCGCAATTCCCCGACGCTCGCCGTCCCAAACTCATCTGGTTCAACGGTGCCTTGACCCTGGCGCTGATGGTCGCGCTGATCATGGGCCTGTTGCCACTGCCGGTGCTGTTCATGATCGCGTTCAGTATTGCGATGATCGTCAACTATCCCTGCCTGCAAGCGCAGAAGGATCGTGTCGCCGCCCATGCCGGTAGCGTGCTGGCAGTGGTCGGATTGATTTTCGCGGCGGGGATTTTCACCGGTATCCTGACCGGCACCGGTATGGTCGATGCGATGTCCAAAAGTCTGCTGGCGGTGATTCCGGACGCGATGGGGCCGTATCTCGCCGTCATTACCGCGATCGTCAGCATGCCGTTCACCTTCTTCATGTCCAACGATGCGTTTTACTATGGTGTCTTGCCGGTACTGTCCGAGGCCGCGTCGCATTACGGCATCACCCCGGTGGAAATGGCACGTGCCTCGATCGTCGGCCAGCCCGTCCACCTGTTGAGCCCACTGGTGCCATCGACTTATCTCTTGGTGGCCCTGGCGGGTATCGAATTTGGCGATCACCAGCGCTTTACCCTCAAGTGGGCCGTGCTGGTGTGCGTATGCATAATGGTCGCAGCGCTGCTGATGGGGATATTCCCGGTCTTCAGCAGTCTATAA
- a CDS encoding DUF2388 domain-containing protein, with protein sequence MRSLSRLLFAATVSLMGSTQAHAFDTTTQSLIKSGYATSQVTTGPFENKLILAAQDDAAAFIATDGQLRGAQLESALIYLRQTSPKLHASDLELAQAILVQ encoded by the coding sequence ATGCGTTCATTGTCTCGCCTGTTGTTTGCAGCGACTGTCAGCCTGATGGGTAGCACCCAGGCTCATGCGTTCGACACAACCACTCAAAGCTTGATCAAAAGCGGGTACGCCACCAGCCAAGTGACGACCGGGCCTTTCGAGAACAAACTGATACTTGCCGCCCAGGATGATGCAGCAGCGTTCATTGCCACTGATGGCCAACTGCGAGGAGCACAACTGGAGTCGGCATTGATATACCTACGTCAAACCTCTCCAAAACTTCATGCAAGCGACCTTGAACTGGCGCAAGCAATCCTCGTCCAATAG
- a CDS encoding GFA family protein produces the protein MSERHTGGCHCGNLRYQLDAPLRDIAHCHCSICRRTSGGIVVTWITVPMEVFTWTAGSPAAYDSSPTCVRYFCNNCGAQVALFTRNSPETMDVTIATLDQSELAAAERHIWTDNRLPWLHLDEHLPGERGESV, from the coding sequence ATGAGTGAAAGGCACACAGGCGGATGCCATTGCGGGAACCTGCGCTATCAACTCGACGCGCCTTTGCGGGACATCGCTCATTGTCACTGCTCGATCTGTCGGCGGACGTCGGGCGGGATCGTGGTGACCTGGATCACCGTGCCGATGGAGGTGTTCACGTGGACGGCAGGCAGTCCGGCGGCGTACGACTCAAGCCCGACGTGCGTGCGTTATTTCTGCAATAACTGTGGGGCCCAGGTCGCGCTGTTCACCCGAAACAGCCCCGAGACCATGGACGTCACCATCGCCACCCTCGACCAATCCGAACTGGCCGCTGCCGAACGGCATATCTGGACCGACAACCGCTTGCCTTGGCTGCATCTGGATGAGCATTTGCCGGGGGAACGGGGCGAGTCTGTATAA
- a CDS encoding DUF1127 domain-containing protein, translating to MERTVSSELFYEETAKSAQGSLPLRMFANLMLWQRRLSSRHQLARLDARLLADAGISESQRYEELSKPFWR from the coding sequence ATGGAACGCACCGTAAGTTCCGAACTGTTCTACGAAGAAACCGCAAAATCCGCTCAAGGCTCCCTGCCGCTGCGCATGTTCGCCAACCTGATGCTCTGGCAGCGCCGTCTGTCCAGCCGCCACCAGCTGGCACGTCTGGATGCTCGTCTGCTGGCTGACGCCGGTATCAGCGAATCCCAGCGTTACGAAGAGCTGAGCAAGCCGTTCTGGCGCTAA
- a CDS encoding DUF2388 domain-containing protein: MSRLRLLSAAALLIAATGAQASSFVVTTDTLVRALDASSNATSKISSSFHDDKIVLAARDDAASFVASNGDIRGVHLEGAFQHIREVSPGLNATDAQLAQAILAI, encoded by the coding sequence ATGTCACGTCTTCGCCTGCTGAGCGCTGCAGCCCTTTTGATTGCGGCCACTGGCGCTCAGGCGTCCAGCTTCGTGGTCACTACCGATACCCTCGTGCGTGCACTGGACGCTTCGTCCAACGCCACGTCGAAAATTTCGTCGTCTTTCCATGACGACAAAATCGTTTTGGCCGCACGTGACGATGCCGCCAGCTTCGTGGCAAGCAATGGCGATATTCGTGGCGTGCATCTGGAAGGCGCGTTTCAACACATTCGCGAAGTCAGCCCCGGCCTGAACGCCACTGACGCACAACTGGCTCAAGCCATTCTGGCGATCTGA
- a CDS encoding acetyl-CoA hydrolase/transferase family protein encodes MHRERIRLPSLMSKVMSAADAASLIKDGMTVGMSGFTRAGEAKAVPKALAERAKVSPLKISLMTGASLGNDLDKQLTEAGVLSRRMPFQVDSTLRKAINDGSVMFIDQHLSDTVEQLRNRQIKPVDIAVIECVAITEEGHLVLSSSVGNSASFAILAEQVIIEINIAQPLALEGLHDIYIPTYRPTRLPIPVLKADSRIGSHAVKIDPAKIVGIVFSDQADSPSTVLPADEETQAIAGHLVEFFKNEVRQNRLTNQLMPLQAGVGTIANAVMTGLIDSPFHGMAMYSEVLQDSTFDLFEAGKLDFASGCSMTLSERKHNAVYDNLEQYRPKLLLRPQEISNHPEVVRRLGIIGINTALEFDLYGNVNSTHVGGTRMMNGIGGSGDFARNAHLAIFVTKSIAKGGAISSVVPMVSHVDHTEHDVDILVTEHGLADLRGLAPRERARVIIDNCVHPAYREALNDYFRRACAMGGHTPHVLRDALSWHLNLEETGRMLAV; translated from the coding sequence ATGCACCGTGAACGTATTCGCCTGCCGTCTTTGATGAGTAAGGTAATGAGCGCGGCCGACGCCGCTTCCCTGATCAAAGACGGCATGACCGTCGGCATGAGCGGCTTTACCCGCGCAGGCGAAGCCAAGGCCGTACCCAAGGCGCTGGCTGAGCGCGCCAAGGTGTCGCCACTGAAGATCAGCCTGATGACCGGCGCCAGCCTGGGCAACGATCTCGACAAGCAGCTGACCGAAGCGGGCGTGCTGTCCCGCCGCATGCCGTTTCAAGTCGACAGCACCTTGCGCAAGGCGATCAACGATGGCTCGGTGATGTTCATCGACCAACACCTCTCCGACACGGTCGAGCAGCTGCGCAATCGCCAGATCAAGCCGGTGGACATTGCGGTCATCGAATGCGTGGCGATCACCGAAGAAGGTCATCTGGTGCTGAGCTCGTCCGTGGGCAACTCGGCCAGCTTCGCAATCCTCGCCGAGCAAGTGATCATTGAGATCAACATCGCACAGCCTCTGGCGCTCGAAGGCTTGCACGACATCTATATACCCACTTACCGCCCGACGCGCCTGCCGATTCCGGTGCTCAAGGCTGACAGCCGAATTGGCAGCCACGCCGTGAAAATCGACCCGGCTAAGATCGTAGGCATCGTGTTCAGTGATCAGGCTGACTCACCTTCAACTGTACTGCCTGCTGACGAGGAAACTCAGGCCATCGCCGGGCATTTAGTGGAATTCTTCAAAAACGAAGTGCGCCAGAACCGTCTGACCAATCAATTGATGCCGCTGCAAGCGGGCGTCGGCACCATCGCCAACGCGGTGATGACCGGCCTGATCGACTCGCCGTTCCACGGCATGGCAATGTATTCGGAGGTATTGCAGGATTCCACGTTCGATCTGTTCGAAGCCGGGAAGCTGGACTTCGCCTCGGGTTGCTCAATGACCCTGTCAGAACGCAAGCACAATGCGGTCTACGACAACCTTGAGCAGTACAGACCGAAACTGTTATTGCGCCCGCAGGAAATCTCCAACCACCCCGAGGTCGTTCGACGCCTCGGGATCATCGGCATCAACACTGCGCTGGAGTTCGACCTGTACGGCAACGTGAACTCCACCCACGTTGGCGGCACACGGATGATGAACGGGATCGGTGGCTCCGGCGACTTTGCCCGCAACGCGCATCTGGCGATCTTCGTTACCAAGTCGATCGCCAAGGGCGGTGCGATTTCCAGCGTGGTGCCGATGGTCAGCCACGTCGATCACACCGAGCACGACGTTGACATTCTGGTCACCGAACATGGACTCGCCGACCTGCGCGGTCTGGCCCCTCGCGAACGCGCTCGCGTGATCATCGATAACTGCGTGCACCCCGCATACCGCGAGGCGTTGAATGATTATTTCCGTCGAGCTTGCGCCATGGGTGGCCACACCCCTCACGTGCTGCGCGATGCACTCAGTTGGCACCTTAACCTCGAAGAAACCGGCCGCATGCTGGCGGTTTGA